TGGTTCGTAGTCGCCATAAACGCTTTTCGATCAGCACGTCGGCATAGCTGTTCTGCGGACAACGGATGCCGTGCCAGCAGCCAGCAGCAACCAGCTTGGTCGCCTCCGTCCACCGCTTCGCTTGTGAAACGTAATCGGGCATTTCGTCAGTCACCGCTACCAGCCTCGATCGCGGTGGCCCGCTCGCGCAACCGGTCCGAGACCTGACCCAGCCACTCCTTATATGTCAGTGGCTGGGGAGCGTAGTAAACACCGACGGTTCGCACCAAAAACTGTTCCAAGTCCGGTTCCCCACGGGCCCCGCGCAGATCATCGATCTCCTGCGCCAGCGTCCGCAGGGGCCCGGCGGTGGGATCATCGTTGACGTAGTTGTCGACGATTCCCTGCCAATCGTCGGCTTCCAGATCCCAGTCCTGATGGAAGTATGCGGCGAAGAATTGATACAAGTCCGTTGAGATCGAGCCATCGTTCATGGTGTGGGGAATCCTGTCAGCACGTACCACTGGCTTGGCCCGACACCCGCGCAGACTGGCGAGCACGTACCGCACTGATCGCGGCGTCGAGGGCCGAAACGCCCGCGGCGCTCGGCTGTGCGCTAGTCGAGCCTGCCGTCGCCGCGCCCGCCAACGTCTCCGCGATGGCGTCAGCGCCGGCAGCTGCCGCCCGCAGGTCGCTCGAATCGACGTCCAGTTCGTTCCCCACGTCAACCTCCCATCGGCCTCACACGCCGCAACCGACACTAACTCAGCTGCGCTGTAGCTCTGTGCAGAAGTTTCCGCGGTCTACGCCGAGCTGGGTCCGGCGGTCTCCCGAGCGGCGGCCTAGTTCTCGACGGCCTGGGTTGTCGGTCGTTGCCGATACCGTCGAATCACGTCAATAGATGCCGCAGCCTCAGGCTGGCCCGGCGTCTCACCTGCTGAGGGGAGCTCGTCATGATTCGACCCCATAACGCCACCGCAACCGCGGTCATCGTGCTCGGCGACGACGAAACTGTCTGCCGCTGTGAACAATTGACGGCTCGCGCCGCGCTGCGATCGACGACCGTCGTCGCGATGTTCGCATTCCCGGCGGGCGCGCCTGCCTCGCACGACGACTTGACCGAGGTCGAAGGAGTCGTCGCCGCACTGGCCCGGGCGATCTCGCTCCGGCTGCCGATATGGATGCCAGAGCCGATGGTGGACCTGAGGCGCGAGCAGCACTATCGCCGCCTGAGTCTGGTGCTGCAGCGGCATGGACTCGACCTGCTCGTGGGCCACGATCTCTGGCCGATGCCGGACACGGGCGGTATGAACGAAATTGACTACGCGTTGCGGCGTGAGGTGCAGGCCGTCGACGACCTCGATCGCGCGGCGCTGGCCTCGGCCGGGGTGGACAGTCTTGAGAGGGTCGTCGAACGGGCAGCCAACGCTTCATCGGCGGCCGCTCACGAAAATGATTGGCCACCAATGCTTCCCCAGGCCCACTTACCGTGGGTCGAGCGTTGCCAGGCCGTCACAGGCTATGTGCGCTGGCTGGTAGACGGTTGTGGTGTGACACGCGCTGCGGCGGCGCGGGTGCTGAACTCGTCGGGTCAACGAACCCCTGACGGCCGGGCATGGCAGTCGCGAACCGTGTCGGCGCTGCTGGACGGGCACTACGACGGCGAAGCAGCCGCATAATTCATGGCGGCTTGACGTGCTACAGAAGTGCTACAGTCGTAGCATGTCAACAGTGGCGTCCCGTGAACTTCGAAACGACACGGCGGGCGTGCTGCGACGGGTCCAAGCGGGCGAAGAAGTCACGATCACGGTGAATGGGCGAGCCGTCGCGATGATCACCGCGGTGCAGCCCAGGCGTCGGCGGTGGGTGTCCAAGGCCGAACTGGTCAGGCGGCTCGAGACCAGCCAGGCGGACCCCGGCCTGCGTGACGACCTCGCAGAGCTCGCCGGTGAAACCACCGACGAACTCGACGAGTTGTGACAACCGATCAGCCCGCCGCCGGCATCCTCGACACCTCGGTGTTCATCGCCGACGAGAGCGGGCGACAACTCGAGACATCGCTGCTTCCTGAGGAACTCGCCACGACTGTGGTGACCCTGGCCGAACTGAACGCGGGTGTGCTCGCCGCGCGGACCTCCGAGATCCGGGCGCGTCGCCTTCGCACATTGGACGCAGTCGCCGACATGATCGCGTTACCGGTCGACGAGGAGGCGGCTCAAATGTGGGCGCTGTTACGCGTCCATCTGGCTGAGGCGGGGCGACGGGTCCGAGTCAATGACCTGTGGATCGCCGCAATTGCAGCCGCCAAGCGCGTGCCCGTGGTCACGCAGGATGGGGACTTCGATGTTCTAGAAGGCGTCGCGGGTCTCGCGATAATCCACGTCTGACTCCGTCGGACGTCGACGCCGAGCCCACTGCGCGCACCGGGATCCGCTCCAGGCATGCGCCAAATTGGTCGCACCCCGCCTACCACTGTGCGCTGACATTAGCGGCGATCTGGTCGGCGATCCTCACCGCCGAGTCGCCAGGGTCGGCGCTGCACGTGTTGATGTCGACGATAATGTTGTTCCGCAGCGTCACCGCGCGTCCGCAGGCCCAGCCGGGAGCACCGGCGTCCCGTTGTGTAGCAATAGTTTTCAGCGTATCGCCCGCGACGGAGATCGGTCCGACCGACCACTGCGACCCGCTCTGCGTGTGGGTGTACTCCTTGCAGACCGGCCACTGCTGGGTAGAGGCGTCCAGGAACGCACGGGCCTTTTCCACCGTGGGAAACAACACCACCGCCTGCTTGAGATAGTGCGTGAAGTCATCGCCGTTGTTGAGGCTCTCATCACGCTCGGCCCGAAAGCCGCTGGCGGCATACACCGGCGCCTCCGCCGCGCCGTCGACGGCCAGGCATTCCGCAGGCGCCATGGTGGC
The sequence above is drawn from the Mycobacterium gallinarum genome and encodes:
- a CDS encoding contact-dependent growth inhibition system immunity protein yields the protein MNDGSISTDLYQFFAAYFHQDWDLEADDWQGIVDNYVNDDPTAGPLRTLAQEIDDLRGARGEPDLEQFLVRTVGVYYAPQPLTYKEWLGQVSDRLRERATAIEAGSGD
- a CDS encoding type II toxin-antitoxin system Phd/YefM family antitoxin, encoding MSTVASRELRNDTAGVLRRVQAGEEVTITVNGRAVAMITAVQPRRRRWVSKAELVRRLETSQADPGLRDDLAELAGETTDELDEL
- a CDS encoding type II toxin-antitoxin system VapC family toxin, coding for MTTDQPAAGILDTSVFIADESGRQLETSLLPEELATTVVTLAELNAGVLAARTSEIRARRLRTLDAVADMIALPVDEEAAQMWALLRVHLAEAGRRVRVNDLWIAAIAAAKRVPVVTQDGDFDVLEGVAGLAIIHV
- a CDS encoding sensor domain-containing protein → MRRPTAALAVAVISVLVTGCVSNVGNAESVTTTRTMIPRPLVERELVELLLRPEQVNVAMGTVGMTVTNTQTSMSDNSATMAPAECLAVDGAAEAPVYAASGFRAERDESLNNGDDFTHYLKQAVVLFPTVEKARAFLDASTQQWPVCKEYTHTQSGSQWSVGPISVAGDTLKTIATQRDAGAPGWACGRAVTLRNNIIVDINTCSADPGDSAVRIADQIAANVSAQW